Genomic segment of Pseudomonas sp. CCI4.2:
GCATCCAACCGCTGGTTGAACTGCGTTACGGACGGATGCTGGTCTCACCCTTCACGTTTTACCGGGGCAACGCCTTGTTGCACGCCCACGACCTCGCTGGTACGCCGAACATGGGTTTGACCGTTCCGGTGTGCGGCGACTGTCACCTGATGAATTTCGGCGGTTTCGCCACGCCCGAACGTAACCTGCTGTTCAGCGTCAACGACTTTGACGAAGCACACCCCGGCCCTTGGGAGTGGGATTTGAAACGCTTGGTGGCCAGTTTCCTGATCGCGGCCCGGGACCTGCGCCACGGCAAAACCGTGGAAGAAAGCGTCTGCCGCGAAGTCGTCACCGCCTACCAACAAGCCATGGCCGAGTGCGCCCAGCAAGGTGCTTTAGAACTTTGGTACGACGCCATCCGTTACGAGGATTTGTTAGAACAGGCAAAGTCCGACAGCACCCTCGCCCACGTCGAGCGCGCAGTGCAAAAAGCCGAACGCCGTACCCACGCCGAACTGCTGCCCAAAATAAGCGAACGCGACGAACACGGGCACTTGCTGATTCGCGATGATTTGCCGGAAATATTTCACCTGCATAACGCCACCACGCTGCTGGACGCTGACGACGACTGGATGGGCCTGAAAAATTGGCAAGCCCTCTACGAAACCTTCATGCGCGATTACCGGCCCACGCTGCAAGCCGATCGCCGTGCATTGTTGGGGCGTTTCGAAGTGCAGGACATGGCTTTTAAAGTGGTCGGCGTTGGCAGCGTCGGTACTCGTTGCTTGGTCGCGTTGCTGACCGACGACCAGCAACACCCGCTGTTCCTCCAGATCAAAGAAGCCCGGGCCTCCGTGCTGTCGGGTTACGTCAGCGCCAAGTCGCGGATTCGCCACAACGGGCAACGGGTGGTGGATGGACAGCGCTTGATGCAGTCTGCCAGCGACTTGTTTCTCGGCTGGACCACCGGCCCGAACGGCCGTCATTTCTATGTGCGGCAACTGCGGGACATGAAGATTTCGGCTGAACTGGAGACATTTGACAGCGAAGCGTTCGCGGCCTACGGGCGCATCTGTGGTCGAGCGCTGGCCCATGCCCACGCCAAAGCCTCGGGCTGCGCGGCGGAGATCAGCGGGTACATCGGCAAAGGCCCGAGCCTGGCGGATGCGCTGCTCAAATACGCACAAGCGTATGCCGAGCAAAACGAGCGCGATTTCGAACGTTTTCAGAAAGCCTGCCGCACCGGTCGTTTACAAGCCCGCTCGGAGGCGGACTTGGCCGCCGATCATTTGCCCTGAGCCTTCGGATTGCTCTGAATGACCAACGCGCATGCCCCCGCCGCTACACACACCGCAGCGGCCAAAACCACGGCCCAATGAAACGCTGCAATCAGGGAATCTGCGTGATACGCCAACACCTTGCCCAGCAACGCGGTGGCTACCAGACCACCCGTTCGGGCAATGGCGTTGTTCAGCCCCGACGCCGAGCCGGTGTGTTTTTTATCGACCGAGGCAAAAATCGCTGTTGTTAACGGCGCAACGGCGCAGGTCAGGCCCATCGCAATAACCGCTAAGGCCGGCAACACATCGGTCCAATAACTGACCTGAAGGTCCATCCGCAACAACAGTAAAAAGCCCGCCCCAACAATGCACGGCCCGACGATCAAAAAAGGCCGTGTGCCAAACCGACCTGCCAGCCCGCCTAACCAAGGGGACGCCACCGCCAGCACCAACGGGATCGGTAACAAGGCGGCCCCGGCTTGGGTGCTGGAATAACCGCTGGCGACAATCAAAACGTACGGCAACAGAATCGTCAGGCAACCCAGCGCGCCGTACAGCAGGAAGGTCAACAGCGTCAGCCCGGTAAAACCCGGCGAGCCGAATAGCGCCAGCGGCATCATCGCCGAGGGTCCTTTTTTGCGCTCCCACACTAAAAACAGCGCAAGCAACGCTGATCCTGCCAGCAAGCCAACGACACCATCAATGGACCAGCCTTCAGGGCCCGTCACCCAGATCAACGCCCAGGTAATAGCGCCAAGACCCAGGGTGGCTAACAGCGCGCCCGCCCAATCCAGTGGGATGATGTCGCCGCTGAGGTGATCTTTTTCGACGTAGCGCCACGCCAGATATATCGCTGCGCTGGCCAAGGGGATATTGATAAAGAAGATCATTCGCCAACTGACGGTATCGATCAGCCATCCACCCAGAATCGGTCCGCCCGCACCAGTGGCCGCCGCTGCTGCGGCCCATATACCGATAGCTCGCCCTTGTTGCTCACCCTCAAACGTTGCGCCGAGAATCGCCAGGCTGTTGGGCATCAAAAACGCGGCGCCCACGCCCTGGGCGAAACGTGCCGTGATCAGCGTTGGCAGGTCAGGCGCCAGCCCGCACACCACGGATGCAATGCCAAACATGAGGATGCCAATGATGAGCACTCGACGGCGGCCGAAGCGGTCACCCATCGAGCCGCCGAGCAATAACAGCGCGCTCAACGGCAGCAGATAACCGCCGATCAGCCACTGCAACCCGCAATGGCCCGCGCCCAAGTCGCGTCCGATGGCGGGCAGGCCGACATTGACCACCGAACTGTCGATAAACGCCAGGCTCGATGCCAGTACGCAGGTGACCAGCGTAAGAATCCCGAGCGCAGTCATCGGAGGGGGCGTGTCGCGGGTGGAGTTCATGTGTTCGCCTGGGAAAGGGATTTGAAATTATTGACACTGGAGGCCTGCTTTGCCCTTCGGTCGCCTGCACCGGCAGACGCGTAGAGCTGTGCCACGATTAATCGACCATCTGATTGCCAAGGATCGAACCATGAAGCGCTGCGACGTATTAATCATCGGCGCAGGCCCAACCGGCTTGGTGCTGGCGCTGTGGCTGAGCAAACTGGGAATCAGGGTGCGGATTATCGACAAGACCGCGACCTCAGGCAGTACTTCCCGAGCCTTGGCCGTTCAGGCACGAACGTTGGAGCTGTATCGTCAGCTTGATTTGACTCAGGTGATTCTGCAACACGGGCACAAGGTGCCGGCGGTCAATCTTTGGGTCAAGGGCGAACACGCTGCGCAGGTGCCGTTCGACGCGGTGGGCAAGGACCTGACGCCCTACTCATTTCTGGAAATATTCCCTCAGGATCAACACGAACGGCTTTTGATTGAGCGGTTGTTGATGTTCGGGGTGTCGGTGGAGCGCCAAACTGAATTGACGCGCTTTGTCCATGACGGCGTAGGAGTCACGGCTTACCTGTCCGGGGCCGACGGTCAGGAAGAGGTGTGTGCCGCGCGTTGCTTGGCGGGGTGCGACGGTGCCCGCTCCACTGTGCGAAAAAGCCTCGACATCGGTTTCCCAGGGGGCACTTACCAACAAGTTTTTTATGTGGCCGATGTAGATGCTGACGGTCCTTCAGTCAACGGCGAGCTGCACGTGGACCTCGACGAGTCGGAGTTCTTAGCGATTTTCCCGTTGGCGGACAAACACCATGCCCGTTTGATCGGCACCGTGCGCAATGAACACGCCGACACCCTGACGTTCGAGGATGTCAGCGGCCGCGCCATCGAGCAGCTTCAAGTCCAGATTCATCGGGTGAACTGGTTTTCGACGTACCGCGTGCATCACCGGGTGGCGAAGCACTTCCGCCAGGGGCGCGCATTTCTATTGGGCGACGCGGCGCACGTCCACAGTCCGGCGGGTGGGCAAGGCATGAACACCGGCATTGGTGACGCGATCAACCTGGCGTGGAAACTTGCGGCCGTGCTAGAGACGCGTGCGTCGGACAGCCTGCTCGACACCTATGAAACCGAGCGAATAGGGTTTGCCCGGCAATTGGTGGCTACCACCGACCGGGTCTTCAGCTTTGCCACCGCCGAGGGACGAATCGCCAAGCTGGTGCGCACGCGGATTGCGCCGCTGCTGATCCCTAAAGTCATCGCCATCGACGCGGTGCGTGAATTTATCTTCCGCACGATATCGCAAGTGACGTTGAACTACCGAGGCATGCCACTCAGCGCTGGCACTGCGGGCAAGGTCCACGGTGGCGAGCGTTTGCCGTGGGTGCCCGGGAGTGACAATTTTGAATCGTTGTCCCGCCTGTGCTGGCAACTCCATGTTTACGGTGTCGCCAGCGAACAACTGAATGCCTGGTGCAAAGAGCGTGGCGTGCCGTTACACGTCTTTCAATGGACACCGGCCCATGCCGCCAGCGGTTTTGCGCTTAACGCGTTGTACCTACTGCGACCAGATACCTACGTGGCCCTTGCCGAACTGTCAGGCGAACCCGAAGTGCTGGATCGATATTTTGATGAACGGGGCATACAGCCGCAGAAGGATCACCTACTGAACACCACATAACCCCTATCAACCACCGCATAACCAATTGAATTATTGATAATTAAATTGTCTGGTTTTTGCTGCGCGACAGCGCGGCGTTGGGGACGCTGGAGCCGGGATTAACCTGTTATCCCGGCGATTTCGACGGGTCTGCGCTGCGTGGATAGGTTCGCTCTTCCTGTATCGTGCCGTCTTCCTTGTGGATCTTCAGCGATGCCGTGCGCGTGCTGAGGAACTCGCTGGCGAGTTTGATCAATTCTTCTTTGGTGCCCGCTGTTTTTGAAGCATGAACCGCGCCCTGCTTTTTCAATGACCAGAACGTTCCGGTTTTTTCGATGTGGTAGTTATCCATGATGGCTCCGTTAACGAAACGAACGTTGCAATTGCCACATCGATGGATTCCAGATACGTATTAAAATTCCATCAAACTGCCGGACGATGCCGCATAACCACCGCCCTGCGCAGCACCCGCGACAGCTGCTCGACCGAGTAAGGTTTATGCAGCAATTCAAACCCGTACGAGCCCTTCTGCGCCAACACATGGCTATAACCACTGGTCAGCACCACGGGTAAATCGGGATGCCGGCGGCGAATTTCCTGGGCCAAGTCGATGCCATTCATTCCCGGCATGATCACGTCGGAAAACACCACGTCGAAACGCATGCCGTCCACCGCCAGCTCGGTCAGCGCATCCCTGGCATTAGCCACCCATACCGCGACATAACCCAACTCGCCCAGGGTTTGCATGGCGAAGCTGCCGACTTCTTCGTTGTCCTCCACCACCAACACCCCCGTGCCGTGCCCGTCCACCAGCACATCCGGCTCGGCAATGACCGCCGAAGTCGGCGGGCAGGCAACCCGGGGCAGGTAAAGGGTGAACATGGAGCCTTTG
This window contains:
- a CDS encoding DUF2252 domain-containing protein, producing MTTLKDRLKLGKDARKHCSRRSQAEHGDTHRDPISLIETSSEGRIQPLVELRYGRMLVSPFTFYRGNALLHAHDLAGTPNMGLTVPVCGDCHLMNFGGFATPERNLLFSVNDFDEAHPGPWEWDLKRLVASFLIAARDLRHGKTVEESVCREVVTAYQQAMAECAQQGALELWYDAIRYEDLLEQAKSDSTLAHVERAVQKAERRTHAELLPKISERDEHGHLLIRDDLPEIFHLHNATTLLDADDDWMGLKNWQALYETFMRDYRPTLQADRRALLGRFEVQDMAFKVVGVGSVGTRCLVALLTDDQQHPLFLQIKEARASVLSGYVSAKSRIRHNGQRVVDGQRLMQSASDLFLGWTTGPNGRHFYVRQLRDMKISAELETFDSEAFAAYGRICGRALAHAHAKASGCAAEISGYIGKGPSLADALLKYAQAYAEQNERDFERFQKACRTGRLQARSEADLAADHLP
- a CDS encoding MFS transporter, with translation MNSTRDTPPPMTALGILTLVTCVLASSLAFIDSSVVNVGLPAIGRDLGAGHCGLQWLIGGYLLPLSALLLLGGSMGDRFGRRRVLIIGILMFGIASVVCGLAPDLPTLITARFAQGVGAAFLMPNSLAILGATFEGEQQGRAIGIWAAAAAATGAGGPILGGWLIDTVSWRMIFFINIPLASAAIYLAWRYVEKDHLSGDIIPLDWAGALLATLGLGAITWALIWVTGPEGWSIDGVVGLLAGSALLALFLVWERKKGPSAMMPLALFGSPGFTGLTLLTFLLYGALGCLTILLPYVLIVASGYSSTQAGAALLPIPLVLAVASPWLGGLAGRFGTRPFLIVGPCIVGAGFLLLLRMDLQVSYWTDVLPALAVIAMGLTCAVAPLTTAIFASVDKKHTGSASGLNNAIARTGGLVATALLGKVLAYHADSLIAAFHWAVVLAAAVCVAAGACALVIQSNPKAQGK
- a CDS encoding FAD-dependent oxidoreductase, producing the protein MKRCDVLIIGAGPTGLVLALWLSKLGIRVRIIDKTATSGSTSRALAVQARTLELYRQLDLTQVILQHGHKVPAVNLWVKGEHAAQVPFDAVGKDLTPYSFLEIFPQDQHERLLIERLLMFGVSVERQTELTRFVHDGVGVTAYLSGADGQEEVCAARCLAGCDGARSTVRKSLDIGFPGGTYQQVFYVADVDADGPSVNGELHVDLDESEFLAIFPLADKHHARLIGTVRNEHADTLTFEDVSGRAIEQLQVQIHRVNWFSTYRVHHRVAKHFRQGRAFLLGDAAHVHSPAGGQGMNTGIGDAINLAWKLAAVLETRASDSLLDTYETERIGFARQLVATTDRVFSFATAEGRIAKLVRTRIAPLLIPKVIAIDAVREFIFRTISQVTLNYRGMPLSAGTAGKVHGGERLPWVPGSDNFESLSRLCWQLHVYGVASEQLNAWCKERGVPLHVFQWTPAHAASGFALNALYLLRPDTYVALAELSGEPEVLDRYFDERGIQPQKDHLLNTT
- a CDS encoding DUF2188 domain-containing protein: MDNYHIEKTGTFWSLKKQGAVHASKTAGTKEELIKLASEFLSTRTASLKIHKEDGTIQEERTYPRSADPSKSPG